In Asanoa sp. WMMD1127, one genomic interval encodes:
- a CDS encoding bifunctional [glutamine synthetase] adenylyltransferase/[glutamine synthetase]-adenylyl-L-tyrosine phosphorylase → MVRPTPPGSSRLARYGFGDRAPELLVGLGLWDAATQEPAGDAAAGLVTALSRAADPDLALRQLHRVVEALDRTGGRAELLDALLVDNGVRRRLVAVLGASSALGDHLVANPGQWTALRDQDGRAPEATGVLAPVEGPNPVAALRLAYRLALLKIAAADLTGGQGLEHTMAALSALADGTLQAACAIAVAESGAHPRLGVVALGKCGGNELNYVSDVDVIFVAATDDDLPAATGIATRLIEICGLVAWPVDAALRPEGSRGPLVRTLASHQAYYQRWARTWEFQALLKARPAAGDTALAQEWIDTLAPLVWHAAERPEAVEDVRAMRRRIVDNVPARDVEREIKRGPGGLRDIEFAVQLLQLVHGRADETLRVTGTMPALRALVSGGYVGRADGEALLRGYRFLRTVEHRLQLQALRRTHTVPADPAGLRWLAAALGYTAAPGRDAVEAFRADWVAHASEVRRLHQKLLYRPLLEAVARVPAESLRLTPEAARRQLEVLGFADPTGALRHLEALTGGVSRTAAIQRTLLPVLLQEFADAAEPDRGLLSYRQVSDTLGTTPWYLRLLRDEGPVARRLARVLGLSRYAADLLARDPEALRLLAEDAELTPRPGDVVRDGFGAAADRHDDPVAAIRAVRGLRRRELFRIACADALSHGSLAPSPVLDVRGVGTALSDVADATLGAALRAAARAYPLPPGLTFAVIGMGRLGGEEMSFSSDADVLFVYEPPPGVADDAASAAAHAVAEELRRLLGMPAPDPPLGVDADLRPEGRQGPLVRSLAAYTQYYARWSRVWEAQALLRARPVAGDVSLGSRFVALADRVRYPAEGLTREQHVEIRRIKARVENERLPRGADPATHVKLGRGGLADVEWAAQVLQLRHAGAHPSLRTTRTVDAIAAAEVAGLLDEGDAAALAAGWQQAARVRNALTLVRGKPGDQLPRHGVELAGVVRLLGRSDAGEFLDDYLRTARRARTALEHVLEG, encoded by the coding sequence ATGGTCCGGCCGACCCCGCCCGGCTCGAGCCGGTTGGCCCGCTACGGGTTCGGCGACCGGGCGCCGGAGCTGTTGGTCGGCCTCGGGCTCTGGGACGCGGCGACGCAGGAGCCGGCCGGCGACGCCGCCGCCGGGCTGGTCACCGCGCTGTCCCGGGCCGCCGACCCCGACCTCGCCCTGCGCCAGCTGCACCGCGTGGTCGAGGCGCTGGACCGGACGGGCGGCCGGGCCGAGCTCCTCGACGCGCTGCTCGTCGACAACGGGGTGCGCCGGCGGCTCGTGGCCGTGCTCGGCGCCTCGTCCGCGCTCGGCGACCACCTGGTGGCCAACCCGGGGCAGTGGACCGCGCTGCGCGACCAGGACGGCCGCGCGCCCGAGGCGACCGGTGTGCTGGCGCCGGTCGAGGGACCCAATCCGGTGGCCGCGCTCCGGCTCGCGTACCGGCTGGCGCTGTTGAAGATCGCCGCGGCGGACCTGACCGGCGGGCAGGGCCTGGAGCACACGATGGCGGCGCTGTCGGCGCTGGCCGACGGGACGCTCCAGGCGGCCTGTGCGATCGCCGTCGCGGAGTCGGGTGCGCACCCGCGGCTCGGGGTGGTCGCGCTCGGGAAGTGCGGCGGCAACGAGCTCAACTACGTGTCCGACGTCGACGTCATCTTCGTCGCCGCGACCGACGACGACCTGCCCGCCGCCACCGGCATCGCGACCCGGCTGATCGAGATCTGCGGGCTGGTCGCGTGGCCGGTCGACGCGGCGCTGCGACCCGAGGGCAGCCGCGGCCCGCTGGTCCGCACGCTGGCCAGCCACCAGGCCTACTACCAGCGCTGGGCGCGGACGTGGGAGTTCCAGGCGCTGCTCAAGGCCCGGCCGGCCGCCGGCGACACCGCGCTGGCCCAGGAGTGGATCGACACGCTGGCGCCGCTGGTCTGGCACGCCGCGGAACGGCCGGAGGCGGTCGAGGACGTCCGTGCGATGCGCCGGCGGATCGTCGACAACGTGCCGGCCCGTGACGTGGAGCGCGAGATCAAACGGGGGCCGGGCGGGCTGCGCGACATCGAGTTCGCCGTGCAGCTGCTGCAGCTCGTGCACGGGCGGGCCGACGAGACGCTGCGGGTGACGGGCACGATGCCGGCGTTGCGGGCGCTGGTCAGCGGCGGCTACGTGGGGCGGGCCGACGGCGAGGCGCTGCTGCGGGGCTACCGGTTCCTGCGCACGGTCGAGCACCGGCTCCAGTTGCAGGCCCTCCGGCGTACGCACACCGTCCCGGCCGATCCCGCCGGGCTGCGCTGGCTGGCGGCCGCGCTCGGCTACACCGCGGCGCCCGGGCGCGACGCCGTCGAGGCGTTCCGGGCCGACTGGGTAGCGCACGCCAGCGAGGTCCGCCGGCTGCACCAGAAGCTGCTCTACCGGCCGCTGCTCGAGGCCGTCGCCCGGGTGCCGGCCGAGTCGCTGCGACTGACGCCGGAGGCCGCCCGCCGCCAGCTCGAGGTGCTCGGCTTCGCCGACCCGACCGGGGCGCTGCGCCACCTGGAGGCGCTCACCGGCGGGGTCAGCCGCACGGCCGCGATCCAGCGGACGCTGCTGCCGGTGCTGCTGCAGGAGTTCGCCGACGCCGCGGAGCCGGACCGGGGGCTGCTGAGCTATCGCCAGGTGTCCGACACGCTCGGCACGACGCCATGGTATCTGCGGCTGCTGCGCGACGAGGGCCCGGTGGCGCGGCGGCTGGCCCGGGTGCTGGGTCTGTCGCGCTACGCGGCCGACCTGCTCGCCCGCGATCCCGAGGCGCTGCGGCTGCTGGCCGAGGACGCCGAGCTGACACCTCGACCCGGCGACGTGGTGCGGGACGGCTTCGGGGCGGCCGCCGACCGGCACGACGACCCGGTCGCGGCCATCCGGGCCGTACGCGGGCTGCGCCGGCGCGAGCTGTTCCGGATCGCCTGCGCCGACGCCCTCAGCCACGGCTCGCTGGCGCCCTCGCCGGTGCTCGACGTCCGCGGCGTCGGGACCGCACTGTCCGATGTGGCCGATGCGACGCTGGGCGCGGCGCTGCGGGCGGCGGCCCGGGCCTACCCGTTGCCGCCGGGGTTGACGTTCGCCGTCATCGGGATGGGGCGGCTGGGTGGCGAGGAGATGAGCTTCTCGTCCGACGCCGACGTGCTCTTCGTCTACGAGCCGCCGCCGGGCGTGGCCGACGACGCCGCCTCCGCGGCCGCGCACGCGGTGGCCGAGGAGCTGCGCCGGCTGCTCGGGATGCCGGCGCCCGACCCGCCGCTGGGCGTCGACGCCGACCTGCGGCCCGAGGGCCGGCAGGGGCCGCTGGTGCGCAGCCTGGCCGCCTACACGCAGTACTACGCCCGCTGGTCCCGCGTCTGGGAGGCCCAGGCGTTGCTGCGGGCCCGGCCGGTGGCCGGGGACGTGTCCCTCGGCTCGCGCTTCGTCGCGCTCGCGGACCGGGTGCGCTATCCGGCCGAGGGGCTCACCCGCGAGCAGCACGTGGAGATCCGGCGGATCAAGGCGCGGGTGGAGAACGAGCGGCTGCCCCGGGGCGCCGATCCGGCGACGCACGTCAAGCTCGGCCGGGGCGGGCTGGCCGACGTGGAGTGGGCGGCCCAGGTGCTGCAGCTGCGGCACGCGGGGGCGCATCCGTCCTTGCGTACGACCCGGACCGTCGACGCGATCGCGGCCGCCGAGGTGGCCGGGTTGCTCGACGAGGGCGACGCGGCGGCGCTGGCGGCGGGTTGGCAGCAGGCGGCCCGGGTGCGCAACGCGCTGACGCTGGTGCGGGGCAAGCCCGGCGACCAGCTGCCGCGGCACGGGGTGGAGCTGGCCGGGGTGGTCCGGTTGCTCGGGCGCAGTGACGCCGGCGAGTTCCTCGACGACTACCTGCGCACGGCGCGCCGGGCGCGGACGGCGTTGGAGCACGTGCTGGAGGGCTGA
- a CDS encoding type 1 glutamine amidotransferase — MATALVIENDPTDDLRRLGDWFTEGGLEQHVLRPYDDDQLPDDLAGYDAFVVMGGEQRAYPDDDGVYDGWWLPKVEGLLRKAVRTNLPTLGVCLGAQLLATAHAGTVERSASGPEIGPALVAKRDAAEADPLFRWVPIAPDVLQWHEDEITELPRGAVLLAASTYYPNQAFRMGERAWGLQFHIECDAEMIAGWARGSTLLAELGLAEEAVVEACASALPDLEDVWQPFAIRFASLAQGELDLPRTTLPLLGR, encoded by the coding sequence GTGGCTACCGCACTCGTGATCGAGAACGATCCCACCGACGACCTGCGCCGGCTGGGCGACTGGTTCACCGAGGGCGGCCTCGAACAGCACGTGCTCCGGCCCTACGACGACGACCAGCTGCCCGACGACCTCGCGGGCTACGACGCCTTCGTGGTCATGGGCGGCGAGCAGCGGGCCTATCCCGACGACGACGGCGTCTACGACGGCTGGTGGCTGCCCAAGGTGGAGGGCCTGCTGCGCAAGGCGGTCCGCACCAACCTGCCGACGCTCGGCGTCTGCCTCGGCGCGCAGCTGCTGGCCACCGCGCACGCCGGCACGGTCGAGCGCAGCGCCTCCGGCCCCGAGATCGGGCCGGCGCTGGTCGCCAAGCGCGACGCCGCCGAGGCCGACCCGCTGTTCCGCTGGGTGCCGATCGCGCCCGACGTGCTGCAGTGGCACGAGGACGAGATCACCGAGCTGCCCCGGGGCGCGGTGCTGCTGGCGGCGTCCACCTATTACCCCAACCAGGCGTTCCGGATGGGGGAGCGGGCCTGGGGCCTGCAGTTCCACATCGAGTGCGACGCCGAGATGATCGCCGGCTGGGCGCGCGGCTCGACCCTGCTGGCCGAGCTCGGGCTCGCGGAGGAGGCCGTGGTCGAGGCCTGCGCGTCGGCGCTGCCCGACCTGGAGGACGTCTGGCAGCCGTTCGCGATCCGGTTCGCGTCGCTGGCGCAGGGCGAGCTCGACCTGCCCCGCACCACGCTCCCGCTGCTGGGACGCTGA
- a CDS encoding LD-carboxypeptidase, whose amino-acid sequence MLVSPSGPTRAERLARGLELLESWGLRAVLGPNAYSRTHYLAGDDAVRAADLNLAFGDPEIRGVLCTRGGYGAQRVVDAIDMAAVRRDPKVVAGFSDITALQFALWRGARLAAVHGPGVAWNDERTPAASAESLRSALMSTDPVVVEAVPTEDTAGVRVPGIAAGPLLGGNLCLIAASIGTADMPDLTGAVLLVEEVQEPLYKIDRMLTHLRRAGVLAGLAGVALGQFTDCSDDWGTGLTAMLLDRLGDLGVPVLGGLPIGHGPGQLSVPVGALATVDATAGRLTVEAAVG is encoded by the coding sequence ATGCTGGTCTCACCGTCCGGTCCGACCCGGGCGGAGCGGCTCGCGCGCGGGCTCGAACTGCTCGAGTCGTGGGGGCTGCGGGCGGTGCTCGGGCCCAACGCGTACTCCCGGACGCACTATCTGGCCGGCGACGACGCGGTCCGGGCGGCCGACCTCAACCTGGCGTTCGGCGACCCGGAGATCCGGGGCGTGCTCTGCACCCGCGGCGGCTACGGCGCGCAGCGGGTGGTCGACGCGATCGACATGGCCGCGGTCCGCCGCGACCCCAAGGTGGTGGCCGGCTTCTCCGACATCACGGCGCTGCAGTTCGCGCTCTGGCGGGGCGCCCGGCTGGCCGCCGTGCACGGTCCGGGCGTCGCCTGGAACGACGAGCGGACCCCGGCCGCGTCGGCGGAGTCGCTGCGGTCGGCGCTGATGAGCACCGACCCGGTCGTCGTGGAGGCGGTGCCGACCGAGGACACGGCGGGCGTACGCGTGCCCGGCATCGCCGCCGGCCCCCTGCTCGGCGGCAACCTCTGCCTCATCGCCGCCTCGATCGGCACGGCGGACATGCCCGACCTGACCGGGGCGGTGCTGCTGGTCGAAGAGGTGCAGGAGCCGCTCTACAAGATCGACCGGATGCTCACCCACCTGCGGCGGGCCGGCGTGCTGGCCGGGCTGGCCGGTGTGGCGCTGGGCCAGTTCACCGACTGCTCCGACGACTGGGGCACCGGCCTGACCGCGATGCTCCTCGACCGGCTCGGCGACCTCGGCGTCCCGGTGCTCGGCGGCCTGCCCATCGGGCACGGTCCGGGCCAGCTCAGCGTGCCGGTCGGCGCGCTGGCCACTGTGGACGCGACGGCCGGCCGGCTGACCGTCGAGGCCGCGGTCGGCTGA
- a CDS encoding nitrate- and nitrite sensing domain-containing protein — protein sequence MGTRLKVGLVLVLPILATAVVVGNRLADGLDTGRDLDRAGALATAVRAGGDLVESLQDERAAAVKLQGAMAQTARSRQQAAYRQAWSEVDRAATDYAAGRGPLTGLPGDVVTRLARVDEGLRGLTEVRSAVGRASLAVTDVARAYTALVDDLLRVRDDAAARVADHALASRLRAAAALAREKEQVSQGRLVVLHAYVAGALNANLQKEFIAAQSRRLQSVETFAAVATEAEQERYDRTVTGTSLRTTAAFEGWILGAMPPTGNLATAPFTIDTWDAAQREHGRLIRAVEEGLDADAVAAVTTARADGRRGLLLWTGVPLVLLLLAVLFAWWVARSMSRPRGEPPADAGDTTGPVTPDRPLATTGDRPAG from the coding sequence ATGGGCACACGTCTGAAGGTCGGTCTCGTGCTGGTCCTGCCGATCCTCGCGACGGCGGTGGTGGTCGGCAACCGGCTGGCCGACGGCCTCGACACGGGCCGCGACCTCGACCGGGCCGGGGCGCTGGCGACCGCGGTGCGGGCCGGCGGCGACCTGGTGGAGTCGTTGCAGGACGAACGGGCGGCGGCGGTCAAGCTGCAGGGCGCCATGGCCCAGACCGCGCGCTCGCGGCAACAGGCGGCCTACCGGCAGGCGTGGTCCGAGGTCGACCGCGCCGCCACCGATTACGCGGCCGGGCGGGGTCCGCTGACCGGCCTGCCCGGCGACGTCGTGACGAGGCTCGCCCGGGTCGACGAGGGGCTGCGCGGGCTGACCGAGGTCCGCTCGGCGGTGGGCCGTGCCTCGCTGGCGGTGACCGACGTCGCCCGCGCCTACACGGCGCTGGTCGACGACCTGCTGCGGGTCCGCGACGACGCCGCCGCGCGGGTGGCGGACCATGCGCTGGCGTCCCGCCTGCGCGCCGCCGCGGCCCTGGCGCGCGAGAAGGAACAGGTGTCGCAGGGCCGGCTGGTCGTGCTCCACGCCTACGTCGCCGGCGCGCTCAACGCCAACCTGCAGAAGGAGTTCATCGCCGCCCAGTCGCGCCGGCTGCAGTCGGTGGAGACGTTCGCGGCGGTGGCGACGGAGGCCGAGCAGGAGCGCTACGACCGCACGGTCACGGGCACGAGCCTGCGCACGACGGCGGCGTTCGAGGGCTGGATCCTCGGCGCCATGCCGCCGACCGGCAACCTGGCCACCGCGCCGTTCACGATCGACACCTGGGACGCGGCGCAGCGCGAACACGGCCGCCTGATCCGGGCGGTCGAGGAAGGGCTCGACGCCGACGCGGTCGCCGCGGTCACCACGGCCCGCGCCGACGGCCGGCGCGGCCTGCTGCTGTGGACGGGCGTACCGCTGGTGCTCCTGCTCCTGGCCGTCCTGTTCGCGTGGTGGGTCGCCCGATCGATGAGCCGCCCGCGAGGCGAGCCGCCCGCCGACGCGGGCGACACCACCGGTCCGGTGACCCCGGACCGCCCACTGGCGACAACCGGGGACCGGCCCGCCGGCTGA
- a CDS encoding DUF350 domain-containing protein, whose product MWEDLFVGAWHSIVYGAVGIGLMAAGFMLVDILTPGKLRDLIWIQRNSNAALLLSANQLGIAVIVFTAIITSYEDFGKGLASTVLFGLLGIVLMGVAFLVLDMLTPGKLGEIICDEAPHPAARVSAASHFGVALIVAACIA is encoded by the coding sequence ATGTGGGAGGACCTGTTCGTCGGCGCGTGGCACAGCATCGTCTACGGCGCGGTAGGCATCGGCCTGATGGCGGCCGGCTTCATGCTGGTCGACATCCTGACCCCGGGCAAGCTGCGGGACCTGATCTGGATCCAGCGCAACAGCAACGCCGCCCTGCTGCTCTCCGCCAACCAGCTCGGCATCGCGGTGATCGTCTTCACCGCGATCATCACGAGCTACGAGGACTTCGGCAAGGGCCTCGCCTCGACAGTCCTCTTCGGACTGCTCGGCATCGTGCTGATGGGCGTCGCCTTCCTGGTGCTCGACATGCTGACCCCGGGCAAGCTCGGCGAGATCATCTGCGACGAGGCGCCCCACCCGGCGGCCCGCGTGAGCGCGGCCAGCCACTTCGGGGTCGCCCTCATCGTCGCCGCCTGCATCGCCTAG
- a CDS encoding response regulator transcription factor, translating to MTDAPIRVLLADDQALVRGALAALLSLEPDLEVVAEVGRGDEVVDAATRAQPDVALLDVEMPGADGIAATAALAAAVPSCRVLVVTTFGRPGYLRRAMEAGASGFVVKDTPARQLAEAVRRVHAGLRVVDPSLAAETLVAGRSPLTARETDVLRAARDGGTVADLAAAVHLSEGTVRNHLSNAIGKTGARTRAEAVRIAEQHGWL from the coding sequence GTGACCGACGCCCCCATTCGCGTGCTGCTCGCCGACGACCAGGCCCTGGTGCGGGGCGCGCTGGCCGCGCTGCTCTCGCTCGAGCCGGACCTCGAGGTCGTGGCCGAGGTCGGGCGGGGCGACGAGGTGGTCGACGCGGCCACGCGGGCCCAGCCGGACGTGGCGTTGCTCGACGTGGAGATGCCGGGCGCCGACGGGATCGCGGCCACGGCCGCGCTGGCGGCGGCGGTGCCGTCGTGCCGGGTGCTGGTGGTGACCACGTTCGGGCGACCCGGCTACCTGCGCCGGGCCATGGAGGCCGGCGCCAGCGGCTTCGTCGTCAAGGACACGCCGGCGCGCCAGCTCGCCGAGGCGGTCCGCCGGGTGCACGCCGGGCTGCGGGTGGTCGACCCGTCGCTGGCCGCGGAGACGCTCGTGGCCGGCCGGAGCCCGCTCACCGCGCGGGAGACCGACGTGCTGCGCGCCGCCCGCGACGGCGGCACGGTGGCCGACCTGGCCGCGGCCGTGCACCTGTCCGAGGGAACGGTGCGCAACCACCTGTCCAACGCGATCGGCAAGACCGGCGCCCGTACGCGCGCCGAAGCGGTCCGGATCGCGGAGCAGCACGGCTGGCTCTGA